In Citrus sinensis cultivar Valencia sweet orange chromosome 4, DVS_A1.0, whole genome shotgun sequence, one DNA window encodes the following:
- the LOC127901834 gene encoding protein RGF1 INDUCIBLE TRANSCRIPTION FACTOR 1-like has product MVHHDLYQDNVLIVPRWLTALLKGRFDEHCEEQGHNRKHKNLFCLECRACICKDCDDHANHRLLKIFTHGTGRNQSCAVVKLDNTNELLDCSHIQPRVHNGAQVLFIKQRPQTSYGGNNCERDGCDATLEHHNSFCSIDCKVNHIMSVPSNYRNAKWLLNRVNLP; this is encoded by the exons ATGGTGCATCATGATTTATACCAG GACAATGTTCTTATTGTACCTCGTTGGCTAACCGCTCTTCTTAAAGGAAGATTCGACGAGCATTGTGAAGAGCAAGGTCATAATCGAAAACATAAGaaccttttttgtttggaaTGTCGAGCTTGTATTTGTAAAGATTGCGATGATCATGCGAATCATCGACTCTTAAAG aTTTTCACACATGGCACTGGTAGAAATCAAAGTTGTGCAGTTGTAAAGTTGGACAATACCAACGAGTTGCTTGATTGTAGCCATATCCAA CCACGCGTCCATAATGGTGCCCAAGTGTTATTTATTAAGCAAAGGCCACAGACAAGTTATGGAGGCAATAATTGTGAACGTGACGGCTGCGATGCAACGCTTGAACATCATAATTCCTTTTGTTCAATCGATTGCAAG GTTAATCATATCATGTCAGTTCCATCCAATTATCGCAACGCCAAATGGCTTTTGAACAGAGTGAATCTGCCATAG
- the LOC112497074 gene encoding triosephosphate isomerase, cytosolic-like, giving the protein MIIYGQRKTVYFVILDSTLHEQLIICSLAEKKSNWDNVVLAYELVWAIDTGKVHAELRKWLKDNVNAEVAASTRIIYRG; this is encoded by the exons ATGATTATCTATGGTCAGCGAAAGACtgtatattttgtaatattagaTTCTACACTGcatgaacaattaattatttgttctcttgcagaaaaaaaatccaactgGGACAATGTTGTGTTGGCTTATGAGCTAGTTTGGGCCATTGATACTGGAAAG GTCCATGCTGAACTGAGGAAATGGCTTAAAGACAATGTCAATGCTGAAGTTGCAGCATCAACTCGAATCATCTATAGAG GTTGA
- the LOC102612152 gene encoding probable methyltransferase PMT20, with the protein MKHKDRKPISPNGDKSPRIVPLTILFVALRGFSFYLGGIFCSEKNRVEIRDVQKAVPSPKDPAVAPLQIKSVNFPDCSSNYQDYTPCTDPKRWKKYGAHRLTFMERHCPPVFERKECLIPPPNGYKPPIKWPKSRDECWYRNVPYDWINKQKSNQNWLRKQGEKFLFPGGGTMFPK; encoded by the exons ATGAAGCATAAAGATAGGAAACCCATTTCTCCAAATGGTGATAAAAGTCCCAGGATTGTTCCTTTGACAATATTGTTTGTTGCACTACGTGGGTTTTCGTTTTACCTTGGTGGAATCTTTTGTTCTGAGAAAAATAGAGTCGAGATTAGGGATGTCCAGAAAGCAGTCCCGTCTCCCAAGGATCCAGCGGTTGCTCCGCTTCAGATCAAATCTGTTAACTTCCCTGATTGCAGCAGCAACTATCAAGACTACACTCCATGCACAGATCCAAAG AGGTGGAAAAAGTACGGTGCTCATCGGCTGACTTTCATGGAACGCCACTGCCCTCCAGTTTTTGAGAGGAAGGAATGCTTAATACCCCCTCCTAATGGGTATAAGCCACCTATCAAGTGGCCAAAAAGCAGGGATGAATGTTGGTACAG GAATGTGCCTTATGATTGGATTAACAAGCAGAAGTCAAATCAGAATTGGCTGAGAAAACAAGGAGAGAAGTTCCTCTTTCCTGGTGGAGGTACAATGTTTCCCAAATGA